GCGCTCTATTTCGCGTTCAAACCCAATATGAACGATCTCGACCGGGCCCGTCGCCTGTCCCCCTTCCTGTTCGGCCTGCTCGTCGTTCCAATGATAGGTTTGTATGATGGAGTTTTCGGACCGGGCGCCGGATCCTTCTTCATGCTCGCCTTCGTCACGCTCGCCGGTTACGGCCTGCTCAAGGCAACCGCCCACACGAAGCTCTTGAACTTCGCATCAAATCTCGGCGCCTTTGCCGTCTTCGCCTTTGTCGGCGCGGTTTCCTGGAAGATCGGGCTGATGATGGGCGCCGCCCAGTTCGCTGGCGCCCAGGCGGGCTCCCGATTCGCCATGAAAAACGGCGCACGGATCATCAAGCCTCTATTGGTGGTCACCTGCGTCGCGCTGGCGGCGAAATTGCTGTTGGATTGATTGCGGTTCGCTCACTCTAAGGCCCGGCAAGCTCTCGATATCCAATCACAACGTTACGCCCAAACTGGACAACAGTGAGGCTACGCTGCAGACTTGCACTAGGGCCTGTGGACATTCAGGATTCCCATCGGGTTTGATTTCTGATTCAAACTTTCCAAACGGAGGTTTGAATGAACGAGCAGCGCTTTGTGGTGACGGATGATGTATGGCAGCGACTTGAGCCGCATTTGCGTGGAAAGGCCAGCGATGCGGGAGCCACGGCAAGAGACAATCGGCTGTTTCTTGAATCAGTTTTTTGGCGCGTTCGGACCGGCTCACCATGGCGCGACCTGCCGCCAGCTTTCGGGAATTGGAACAGTCAGTTTCGGCGGTTTCGCCGCTGGGCGAAGGCGGGAGTATTCGAGGGTCTTTTCAAAGCCATGAGCGGTGACCCCGACCTCGAATATGCGCTCATCGACGGCACCATTGTTCAGGTTCACCAGAAGGCAGCTGGCGCAAAAGGGGGACTCAGGCTCAGGCCATCGGGCGCTCACGCGGCGGCCTGACGACCAAAATCGTTGCACTCGTCGATGCTCTTGGCAACTTGGTCCGCTTTCTGCTGCTGCCGGGTCATGCGCACGACATGAAAGGCGTTGCGCCGCTGATCCGGGATGTCTCCTTCGGCGCGCTAATGGCGGATAAAGCATTCGACGCGAACTGGCTTCTAGAGGAGTTGGATGAGCGTGGCGCAAGCGCCGTGATCCCACCGAAATCAAACCGAAAGCAACAGCGTGACTACGATGTCGAAGCCTACAAGTGGCGGCATCTGGTTGAAAACTACTTCGCGAAGATCAAGGAATTCAGAGGCATAGCAACACGCTATGACAAAACGGACTGTAGCTACACAGCCAGTTGGAACCTTGCCGCGACCCTGATTGCGTCAAGATGATTGTCCACAGGCCCTAGAATTGAGCCCATAGAATTTTGGACGCCCTGTGGACAGCAAAGTCTCCATTTTTTCAATTTCCCAGGCGACCACCGCGACCTTTGCAGACCTTTATTTTCGTCTGACTTTCCTTTTCTTTATTGAGCATGGCAGCAAGCAGGTCGAGACACCCATGCAAGGAAAGATCCTGGGGGAAGAGGGCGATCTGATGATATTTCCACCAGGGTCAATGGTTACGATGGTAAACCGGCCGACCCTGGAGAAGGACTACCGTGCTCTAGGTGTGTGTTTTACCCACGATCTGATCGATGCCGTATATGGCGATCTCCCGACCCCGTCGACGGCAAACGGCGTGCAGATCGTGCCCGCTGCCACGCACCACCCGTCTGGCATACTCGCACTGGTCCAGGCCACCTTGAACGACACGACATTGCCAGAGACAATTCGACAGCACAGACTTCTCGAGCCACTGATCTGGTTACGCGAACAAGGGATCCACCTGCCGACAAACATCGAAGATCAACCAATGAGCCGTGTTCGCAGTCTGATTGAGACCGATCTAAGCCACCCTTGGATGGCAGAGGAGGTTGCAGCGCATTTTGCGATGAGCGAAGCCACTATGCGGCGCTGGCTGTCGAAAACCGGCCAAGGTTTCGCAAAGATCCTTCTCCACACACGGCTGGAGCACGGTCTGAGCCTTCTTCAAACCACAGACGCCCAGATATCCCAGATCGCCCTAGATTGCGGCTTCAAAACACCGTCGCATTTTTCGGACGCTTTCCGGAAAAGGTTCGGAATTAAACCAAGAGACATTCGATCAGCAGCAGTTTGATCGGAATTCGACATTCCTTGACTGGAAGCCGGAAGCAGCCTCGCGTCGGATGGGCCAGATTTGGCGCATCAACAACGCATGATCCAAGAAAGGACACTCAAGATGACGCGCAATATACTGTTTGTAGCACTGATGGCTTCCACAATGGCATTTCCCGCACTGGCTGGCGAGTTTACCTTGACCAGCCCCGACATCGCAGAGGGCCAGCATCTGAACAACTATTTTGTTTTCCAGGGTTTCGGCTGCGAAGGCGGCAACATGGCGCCGACGCTGGAATGGTCCGGCGCACCCAAGGGCACCGAAAGCTTCGCCGTCACTGTCTATGACCCCGATGCACCAACTGGCTCCGGCTGGTGGCATTGGTTTGCCTTCAACATCCCAGCCGATATAACCTCTCTTCCGGCAGGCGATGCAATCAACGGTGTGCAACTGACAAATGATTATGGCACGGAAGGTTTCGGAGGCGCATGTCCACCTCCGGGTAAAGTCCACCGTTATCAGTTCACTGTGCATGCTCTGAGCACAACGCTCGATATCGACAATTCAGTCAGCAATGCGCTTGCAGGCTTTATGGTCAACGCCAACAGTTTGGCGTCCTCCACCATCACCGCAGTCTACAACCGCTGAATCATAAGGCTCCGGTTTTGTGCCGGGGCCTTCTTTCCCGCATAACCATTGGACGGCTGCACTTGTTTAGAAATCGCATCGACCGAAACCAAGCCTTGTCGGCGCCCCTAAAAAACCGCCAGCAGGATCGCGCCCGTCGCAATCAGCGCCACACCCACCCAGTTCATTGCCGAGAGATGTTCGCCCAGAAACATCACCCCGAAGATCGCCACCAGCACGATCGATAGCTTGTCGAGTGGCGCGACCCGTGCGGCATCACCGAGCTTGAGCGCACGGAAATAGGCAAGCCAGGACGCGCCGGTGGCGAGCCCCGAAAGTGTCAGAAACACCCACGTCTTGACGGGAATGGTTTGCGGCGCGCGCCATTTCCCCATCGCCGTGAGGATCGCGCCCAGAACCACGATAATCACACAGGTGCGGATGAAGGTGGCGAGATCGCTGTCGATGTCGCTGATGCCGACCTTGGCGAAGATCGCGGTGAGCGCAGCGAACACCGCCGCCACCAGGGCCCAGAACTGCCAGCTTGCCACAAGGCTCATAGCCTGCCCTCGCCTGTTAGAACTCCACGCCGATCTGCGCCTTGACGCCTGAGCGGAACGGGTGTTTGACCATCTCCA
The DNA window shown above is from Hoeflea phototrophica DFL-43 and carries:
- a CDS encoding TSUP family transporter; this encodes MEDLTLTLILLLLAAGFMAGFVDSIAGGGGLIAVPALLLAGFTPVEALGTNKVQGLFGSGSATIAYARKGHVDLRSQLAPAVLSAAGAAIGALLATVVPGDVFRAVLPFLLIAIALYFAFKPNMNDLDRARRLSPFLFGLLVVPMIGLYDGVFGPGAGSFFMLAFVTLAGYGLLKATAHTKLLNFASNLGAFAVFAFVGAVSWKIGLMMGAAQFAGAQAGSRFAMKNGARIIKPLLVVTCVALAAKLLLD
- a CDS encoding helix-turn-helix transcriptional regulator, whose product is MDSKVSIFSISQATTATFADLYFRLTFLFFIEHGSKQVETPMQGKILGEEGDLMIFPPGSMVTMVNRPTLEKDYRALGVCFTHDLIDAVYGDLPTPSTANGVQIVPAATHHPSGILALVQATLNDTTLPETIRQHRLLEPLIWLREQGIHLPTNIEDQPMSRVRSLIETDLSHPWMAEEVAAHFAMSEATMRRWLSKTGQGFAKILLHTRLEHGLSLLQTTDAQISQIALDCGFKTPSHFSDAFRKRFGIKPRDIRSAAV
- a CDS encoding YbhB/YbcL family Raf kinase inhibitor-like protein; the protein is MAHQQRMIQERTLKMTRNILFVALMASTMAFPALAGEFTLTSPDIAEGQHLNNYFVFQGFGCEGGNMAPTLEWSGAPKGTESFAVTVYDPDAPTGSGWWHWFAFNIPADITSLPAGDAINGVQLTNDYGTEGFGGACPPPGKVHRYQFTVHALSTTLDIDNSVSNALAGFMVNANSLASSTITAVYNR
- a CDS encoding EamA family transporter — its product is MSLVASWQFWALVAAVFAALTAIFAKVGISDIDSDLATFIRTCVIIVVLGAILTAMGKWRAPQTIPVKTWVFLTLSGLATGASWLAYFRALKLGDAARVAPLDKLSIVLVAIFGVMFLGEHLSAMNWVGVALIATGAILLAVF